Proteins encoded together in one Microcebus murinus isolate Inina chromosome 16, M.murinus_Inina_mat1.0, whole genome shotgun sequence window:
- the SIRPB2 gene encoding signal-regulatory protein beta-2 isoform X3 yields the protein MTPAPTRLAHSPPCSLLLALFLVLSAQGLSSSVVGASEQSNGNEWHALQPEGPMLVAEGETLILRCTAVGSCVDDMIKWVKVSSQDQQEIYNFKRGFFPGVVPMIQRTSEPLNCDYSIYILNVTKEHAGTYHCVRSDGLSEHSETKADEGTSVLVKGAGDPKPYLWIIQPQDLVLVTAGDTAFLNCTVLGDGPPGPIRWFRGAGLSREAIYNFEGISQPNVTAVRASKNDFSILLGAISTEDAGTYYCIKFHRKPNRQYLSGQGTTLRVKAKPTSSQEAAFSGEHVARISPTGLLSVLTPVVLGLKAVTLAALLLTLAACRRSSEQEDFKTLGPAEPHILAWGKGQGRCS from the exons CACAAGGCCTTTCTTCCTCTGTTGTAGGAGCCTCTGAGCAGAGCAATGGGAACGAGTGGCATGCGCTACAGCCGGAGGGCCCCATGCTGGTGGCAGAGGGTGAGACGCTCATATTGAGGTGTACGGCGGTCGGCTCCTGCGTTGATGATATGATTAAATGGGTCAAGGTCAGCTCTCAGGACCAGCAAGAAATTTATAACTTCAAACGTGGCTTCTTCCCCGGGGTGGTGCCCATGATCCAACGGACATCAGAGCCACTGAACTGCGACTACTCCATCTACATCCTCAATGTCACCAAGGAGCATGCTGGAACCTACCACTGTGTGAGGTCTGATGGTCTGAGTGAACACTCAGAAACGAAGGCGGATGAGGGCACCTCGGTGCTTGTGAAGG GAGCTGGGGACCCCAAGCCATACCTCTGGATCATCCAGCCCCAGGACTTGGTGTTGGTGACCGCCGGAGACACTGCCTTCCTGAACTGCACAGTGCTTGGAGACGGGCCCCCTGGACCCATCAGGTGGTTCCGGGGGGCCGGTCTGAGCCGAGAGGCCATTTACAACTTTGAAGGCATCTCCCAGCCCAACGTGACAGCAGTGCGGGCCTCCAAGAATGACTTCAGCATTCTTCTGGGAGCCATCTCCACTGAGGATGCTGGCACCTATTACTGCATAAAGTTTCATAGGAAACCCAATAGGCAATACCTCTCTGGACAGGGTACCACGCTGAGAGTGAAAG CGAAACCCACCTCTTCCCAAGAGGCAGCATTCTCTGGCGAACATGTAGCCAGGATATCTCCAACAG gcctcCTGTCTGTGCTCACACCTGTGGTCCTGGGGCTGAAGGCAGTGACCTTGGCTGCACTCCTACTGACCCTGGCTGCCTGCCGGAGAAGCTCTGAGCAAGAAGACTTCAAGACCTTGGGCCCAGCAGAGCCTCACATCTTAGCATGGGGCAAGGGGCAAGG AAGGTGTTCCTGA
- the SIRPB2 gene encoding signal-regulatory protein beta-2 isoform X4 has product MTPAPTRLAHSPPCSLLLALFLVLSAQGLSSSVVGASEQSNGNEWHALQPEGPMLVAEGETLILRCTAVGSCVDDMIKWVKVSSQDQQEIYNFKRGFFPGVVPMIQRTSEPLNCDYSIYILNVTKEHAGTYHCVRSDGLSEHSETKADEGTSVLVKGAGDPKPYLWIIQPQDLVLVTAGDTAFLNCTVLGDGPPGPIRWFRGAGLSREAIYNFEGISQPNVTAVRASKNDFSILLGAISTEDAGTYYCIKFHRKPNRQYLSGQGTTLRVKAKPTSSQEAAFSGEHVARISPTGLLSVLTPVVLGLKAVTLAALLLTLAACRRSSEQEDFKTLGPAEPHILAWGKGQGCS; this is encoded by the exons CACAAGGCCTTTCTTCCTCTGTTGTAGGAGCCTCTGAGCAGAGCAATGGGAACGAGTGGCATGCGCTACAGCCGGAGGGCCCCATGCTGGTGGCAGAGGGTGAGACGCTCATATTGAGGTGTACGGCGGTCGGCTCCTGCGTTGATGATATGATTAAATGGGTCAAGGTCAGCTCTCAGGACCAGCAAGAAATTTATAACTTCAAACGTGGCTTCTTCCCCGGGGTGGTGCCCATGATCCAACGGACATCAGAGCCACTGAACTGCGACTACTCCATCTACATCCTCAATGTCACCAAGGAGCATGCTGGAACCTACCACTGTGTGAGGTCTGATGGTCTGAGTGAACACTCAGAAACGAAGGCGGATGAGGGCACCTCGGTGCTTGTGAAGG GAGCTGGGGACCCCAAGCCATACCTCTGGATCATCCAGCCCCAGGACTTGGTGTTGGTGACCGCCGGAGACACTGCCTTCCTGAACTGCACAGTGCTTGGAGACGGGCCCCCTGGACCCATCAGGTGGTTCCGGGGGGCCGGTCTGAGCCGAGAGGCCATTTACAACTTTGAAGGCATCTCCCAGCCCAACGTGACAGCAGTGCGGGCCTCCAAGAATGACTTCAGCATTCTTCTGGGAGCCATCTCCACTGAGGATGCTGGCACCTATTACTGCATAAAGTTTCATAGGAAACCCAATAGGCAATACCTCTCTGGACAGGGTACCACGCTGAGAGTGAAAG CGAAACCCACCTCTTCCCAAGAGGCAGCATTCTCTGGCGAACATGTAGCCAGGATATCTCCAACAG gcctcCTGTCTGTGCTCACACCTGTGGTCCTGGGGCTGAAGGCAGTGACCTTGGCTGCACTCCTACTGACCCTGGCTGCCTGCCGGAGAAGCTCTGAGCAAGAAGACTTCAAGACCTTGGGCCCAGCAGAGCCTCACATCTTAGCATGGGGCAAGGGGCAAGG GTGTTCCTGA
- the SIRPB2 gene encoding signal-regulatory protein beta-2 isoform X1 has product MTPAPTRLAHSPPCSLLLALFLVLSAQGLSSSVVGASEQSNGNEWHALQPEGPMLVAEGETLILRCTAVGSCVDDMIKWVKVSSQDQQEIYNFKRGFFPGVVPMIQRTSEPLNCDYSIYILNVTKEHAGTYHCVRSDGLSEHSETKADEGTSVLVKGAGDPKPYLWIIQPQDLVLVTAGDTAFLNCTVLGDGPPGPIRWFRGAGLSREAIYNFEGISQPNVTAVRASKNDFSILLGAISTEDAGTYYCIKFHRKPNRQYLSGQGTTLRVKAKPTSSQEAAFSGEHVARISPTGLLSVLTPVVLGLKAVTLAALLLTLAACRRSSEQEDFKTLGPAEPHILAWGKGQGWALKEITSVPVRERQREI; this is encoded by the exons CACAAGGCCTTTCTTCCTCTGTTGTAGGAGCCTCTGAGCAGAGCAATGGGAACGAGTGGCATGCGCTACAGCCGGAGGGCCCCATGCTGGTGGCAGAGGGTGAGACGCTCATATTGAGGTGTACGGCGGTCGGCTCCTGCGTTGATGATATGATTAAATGGGTCAAGGTCAGCTCTCAGGACCAGCAAGAAATTTATAACTTCAAACGTGGCTTCTTCCCCGGGGTGGTGCCCATGATCCAACGGACATCAGAGCCACTGAACTGCGACTACTCCATCTACATCCTCAATGTCACCAAGGAGCATGCTGGAACCTACCACTGTGTGAGGTCTGATGGTCTGAGTGAACACTCAGAAACGAAGGCGGATGAGGGCACCTCGGTGCTTGTGAAGG GAGCTGGGGACCCCAAGCCATACCTCTGGATCATCCAGCCCCAGGACTTGGTGTTGGTGACCGCCGGAGACACTGCCTTCCTGAACTGCACAGTGCTTGGAGACGGGCCCCCTGGACCCATCAGGTGGTTCCGGGGGGCCGGTCTGAGCCGAGAGGCCATTTACAACTTTGAAGGCATCTCCCAGCCCAACGTGACAGCAGTGCGGGCCTCCAAGAATGACTTCAGCATTCTTCTGGGAGCCATCTCCACTGAGGATGCTGGCACCTATTACTGCATAAAGTTTCATAGGAAACCCAATAGGCAATACCTCTCTGGACAGGGTACCACGCTGAGAGTGAAAG CGAAACCCACCTCTTCCCAAGAGGCAGCATTCTCTGGCGAACATGTAGCCAGGATATCTCCAACAG gcctcCTGTCTGTGCTCACACCTGTGGTCCTGGGGCTGAAGGCAGTGACCTTGGCTGCACTCCTACTGACCCTGGCTGCCTGCCGGAGAAGCTCTGAGCAAGAAGACTTCAAGACCTTGGGCCCAGCAGAGCCTCACATCTTAGCATGGGGCAAGGGGCAAGG gtgggcccTAAAAGAGATCACAAGTGTCCCtgtaagagagagacagagggagatttGA
- the SIRPB2 gene encoding signal-regulatory protein beta-2 isoform X5, with translation MTPAPTRLAHSPPCSLLLALFLVLSAQGLSSSVVGASEQSNGNEWHALQPEGPMLVAEGETLILRCTAVGSCVDDMIKWVKVSSQDQQEIYNFKRGFFPGVVPMIQRTSEPLNCDYSIYILNVTKEHAGTYHCVRSDGLSEHSETKADEGTSVLVKGAGDPKPYLWIIQPQDLVLVTAGDTAFLNCTVLGDGPPGPIRWFRGAGLSREAIYNFEGISQPNVTAVRASKNDFSILLGAISTEDAGTYYCIKFHRKPNRQYLSGQGTTLRVKAKPTSSQEAAFSGEHVARISPTGLLSVLTPVVLGLKAVTLAALLLTLAACRRSSEQEDFKTLGPAEPHILAWGKGQG, from the exons CACAAGGCCTTTCTTCCTCTGTTGTAGGAGCCTCTGAGCAGAGCAATGGGAACGAGTGGCATGCGCTACAGCCGGAGGGCCCCATGCTGGTGGCAGAGGGTGAGACGCTCATATTGAGGTGTACGGCGGTCGGCTCCTGCGTTGATGATATGATTAAATGGGTCAAGGTCAGCTCTCAGGACCAGCAAGAAATTTATAACTTCAAACGTGGCTTCTTCCCCGGGGTGGTGCCCATGATCCAACGGACATCAGAGCCACTGAACTGCGACTACTCCATCTACATCCTCAATGTCACCAAGGAGCATGCTGGAACCTACCACTGTGTGAGGTCTGATGGTCTGAGTGAACACTCAGAAACGAAGGCGGATGAGGGCACCTCGGTGCTTGTGAAGG GAGCTGGGGACCCCAAGCCATACCTCTGGATCATCCAGCCCCAGGACTTGGTGTTGGTGACCGCCGGAGACACTGCCTTCCTGAACTGCACAGTGCTTGGAGACGGGCCCCCTGGACCCATCAGGTGGTTCCGGGGGGCCGGTCTGAGCCGAGAGGCCATTTACAACTTTGAAGGCATCTCCCAGCCCAACGTGACAGCAGTGCGGGCCTCCAAGAATGACTTCAGCATTCTTCTGGGAGCCATCTCCACTGAGGATGCTGGCACCTATTACTGCATAAAGTTTCATAGGAAACCCAATAGGCAATACCTCTCTGGACAGGGTACCACGCTGAGAGTGAAAG CGAAACCCACCTCTTCCCAAGAGGCAGCATTCTCTGGCGAACATGTAGCCAGGATATCTCCAACAG gcctcCTGTCTGTGCTCACACCTGTGGTCCTGGGGCTGAAGGCAGTGACCTTGGCTGCACTCCTACTGACCCTGGCTGCCTGCCGGAGAAGCTCTGAGCAAGAAGACTTCAAGACCTTGGGCCCAGCAGAGCCTCACATCTTAGCATGGGGCAAGGGGCAAGGGTGA
- the SIRPB2 gene encoding signal-regulatory protein beta-2 isoform X2, with product MTPAPTRLAHSPPCSLLLALFLVLSGASEQSNGNEWHALQPEGPMLVAEGETLILRCTAVGSCVDDMIKWVKVSSQDQQEIYNFKRGFFPGVVPMIQRTSEPLNCDYSIYILNVTKEHAGTYHCVRSDGLSEHSETKADEGTSVLVKGAGDPKPYLWIIQPQDLVLVTAGDTAFLNCTVLGDGPPGPIRWFRGAGLSREAIYNFEGISQPNVTAVRASKNDFSILLGAISTEDAGTYYCIKFHRKPNRQYLSGQGTTLRVKAKPTSSQEAAFSGEHVARISPTGLLSVLTPVVLGLKAVTLAALLLTLAACRRSSEQEDFKTLGPAEPHILAWGKGQGWALKEITSVPVRERQREI from the exons GAGCCTCTGAGCAGAGCAATGGGAACGAGTGGCATGCGCTACAGCCGGAGGGCCCCATGCTGGTGGCAGAGGGTGAGACGCTCATATTGAGGTGTACGGCGGTCGGCTCCTGCGTTGATGATATGATTAAATGGGTCAAGGTCAGCTCTCAGGACCAGCAAGAAATTTATAACTTCAAACGTGGCTTCTTCCCCGGGGTGGTGCCCATGATCCAACGGACATCAGAGCCACTGAACTGCGACTACTCCATCTACATCCTCAATGTCACCAAGGAGCATGCTGGAACCTACCACTGTGTGAGGTCTGATGGTCTGAGTGAACACTCAGAAACGAAGGCGGATGAGGGCACCTCGGTGCTTGTGAAGG GAGCTGGGGACCCCAAGCCATACCTCTGGATCATCCAGCCCCAGGACTTGGTGTTGGTGACCGCCGGAGACACTGCCTTCCTGAACTGCACAGTGCTTGGAGACGGGCCCCCTGGACCCATCAGGTGGTTCCGGGGGGCCGGTCTGAGCCGAGAGGCCATTTACAACTTTGAAGGCATCTCCCAGCCCAACGTGACAGCAGTGCGGGCCTCCAAGAATGACTTCAGCATTCTTCTGGGAGCCATCTCCACTGAGGATGCTGGCACCTATTACTGCATAAAGTTTCATAGGAAACCCAATAGGCAATACCTCTCTGGACAGGGTACCACGCTGAGAGTGAAAG CGAAACCCACCTCTTCCCAAGAGGCAGCATTCTCTGGCGAACATGTAGCCAGGATATCTCCAACAG gcctcCTGTCTGTGCTCACACCTGTGGTCCTGGGGCTGAAGGCAGTGACCTTGGCTGCACTCCTACTGACCCTGGCTGCCTGCCGGAGAAGCTCTGAGCAAGAAGACTTCAAGACCTTGGGCCCAGCAGAGCCTCACATCTTAGCATGGGGCAAGGGGCAAGG gtgggcccTAAAAGAGATCACAAGTGTCCCtgtaagagagagacagagggagatttGA
- the SIRPB2 gene encoding signal-regulatory protein beta-2 isoform X6, producing the protein MLVAEGETLILRCTAVGSCVDDMIKWVKVSSQDQQEIYNFKRGFFPGVVPMIQRTSEPLNCDYSIYILNVTKEHAGTYHCVRSDGLSEHSETKADEGTSVLVKGAGDPKPYLWIIQPQDLVLVTAGDTAFLNCTVLGDGPPGPIRWFRGAGLSREAIYNFEGISQPNVTAVRASKNDFSILLGAISTEDAGTYYCIKFHRKPNRQYLSGQGTTLRVKAKPTSSQEAAFSGEHVARISPTGLLSVLTPVVLGLKAVTLAALLLTLAACRRSSEQEDFKTLGPAEPHILAWGKGQGWALKEITSVPVRERQREI; encoded by the exons ATGCTGGTGGCAGAGGGTGAGACGCTCATATTGAGGTGTACGGCGGTCGGCTCCTGCGTTGATGATATGATTAAATGGGTCAAGGTCAGCTCTCAGGACCAGCAAGAAATTTATAACTTCAAACGTGGCTTCTTCCCCGGGGTGGTGCCCATGATCCAACGGACATCAGAGCCACTGAACTGCGACTACTCCATCTACATCCTCAATGTCACCAAGGAGCATGCTGGAACCTACCACTGTGTGAGGTCTGATGGTCTGAGTGAACACTCAGAAACGAAGGCGGATGAGGGCACCTCGGTGCTTGTGAAGG GAGCTGGGGACCCCAAGCCATACCTCTGGATCATCCAGCCCCAGGACTTGGTGTTGGTGACCGCCGGAGACACTGCCTTCCTGAACTGCACAGTGCTTGGAGACGGGCCCCCTGGACCCATCAGGTGGTTCCGGGGGGCCGGTCTGAGCCGAGAGGCCATTTACAACTTTGAAGGCATCTCCCAGCCCAACGTGACAGCAGTGCGGGCCTCCAAGAATGACTTCAGCATTCTTCTGGGAGCCATCTCCACTGAGGATGCTGGCACCTATTACTGCATAAAGTTTCATAGGAAACCCAATAGGCAATACCTCTCTGGACAGGGTACCACGCTGAGAGTGAAAG CGAAACCCACCTCTTCCCAAGAGGCAGCATTCTCTGGCGAACATGTAGCCAGGATATCTCCAACAG gcctcCTGTCTGTGCTCACACCTGTGGTCCTGGGGCTGAAGGCAGTGACCTTGGCTGCACTCCTACTGACCCTGGCTGCCTGCCGGAGAAGCTCTGAGCAAGAAGACTTCAAGACCTTGGGCCCAGCAGAGCCTCACATCTTAGCATGGGGCAAGGGGCAAGG gtgggcccTAAAAGAGATCACAAGTGTCCCtgtaagagagagacagagggagatttGA